A single genomic interval of Armatimonadota bacterium harbors:
- the dbpB gene encoding DGQHR domain-containing protein DpdB translates to MRFDALRISQPSGREVYAFAATAEEILRVADISRVGRGTTEELIGYQRPEVVTHIAEIRKYLDDVNAVLPNTIIVALDGREAFTPEHVNGSVSRGGILDIPETGDGQVPCGFVVDGQQRLAAIASCAHGDFPVFVTAFHSPDVADQRKQFVLVNRTKPLPSGLIYELLPEVDGHLPSALAKQHIAATLTARLNRDPSSPLYQRIKTPTCAVGIIKDNSVRRMVFNSLSDGALFALQDNHLPRDATMDCMVELVSVFWEGVRLAFPEAWDLPPKSSRLTHGVGIVALGYVMDHLHAKRRLDTAWNPPFVAQALDGLRPHCAWTSGRWRFAAGEERLWNELQNTDRDVRILTHHFRRQLEGNHNDWQIPDPALAEE, encoded by the coding sequence ATGCGGTTTGACGCCCTGCGAATATCACAACCATCCGGACGCGAAGTGTATGCATTCGCGGCGACGGCCGAGGAGATCCTGCGCGTTGCGGATATCTCGCGCGTGGGACGAGGCACCACCGAAGAATTGATTGGCTACCAGCGACCGGAAGTCGTGACGCACATTGCAGAAATTAGAAAGTACCTTGACGATGTGAACGCCGTGCTGCCCAATACGATCATCGTCGCCCTTGATGGGCGCGAGGCCTTCACACCCGAACACGTGAATGGCAGCGTCTCACGTGGAGGTATTCTCGATATTCCGGAAACGGGGGACGGGCAAGTGCCCTGTGGATTCGTTGTCGACGGTCAGCAACGACTGGCGGCCATAGCGAGTTGCGCACACGGCGATTTCCCTGTCTTCGTGACTGCTTTCCATTCCCCAGATGTGGCGGACCAACGAAAGCAATTTGTGCTCGTAAACCGTACCAAGCCTCTGCCATCAGGACTCATCTACGAACTGCTTCCTGAAGTCGATGGACACCTTCCCTCTGCCTTAGCAAAACAGCACATTGCGGCCACTCTGACAGCTCGACTGAACCGTGATCCGTCCTCGCCGCTGTACCAGCGAATCAAGACGCCAACGTGTGCCGTAGGCATCATCAAAGACAACTCTGTCCGCCGAATGGTCTTCAACAGCCTGAGCGACGGTGCGTTGTTTGCGCTTCAAGACAATCACCTGCCGAGAGACGCCACGATGGACTGCATGGTTGAACTGGTGTCTGTGTTTTGGGAAGGCGTGCGTTTGGCCTTCCCTGAGGCGTGGGACCTGCCGCCTAAGAGCAGTCGCCTCACCCACGGGGTCGGAATCGTCGCCCTCGGCTATGTGATGGATCACCTACACGCCAAGCGCCGCCTCGACACCGCATGGAATCCTCCGTTTGTCGCCCAGGCGCTGGACGGCTTGAGACCTCACTGTGCGTGGACTTCCGGACGATGGCGGTTCGCTGCCGGAGAAGAACGTCTGTGGAATGAACTTCAGAACACTGATCGGGACGTCAGGATACTGACCCACCATTTCCGGCGTCAATTGGAGGGCAACCACAACGATTGGCAGATTCCGGATCCAGCGCTGGCGGAAGAGTAA
- the dpdA gene encoding tRNA-guanine transglycosylase DpdA, with translation MKFFFADSLDYIDPGFDFEREEHSPDRQVQRHDVYAHEYFTPPPYDGILVSRATVGDHRWQGKYSTAQSMRFRREGARAFLRYDLDKCNGAIMGDCGAFSYVNELEPIYTVPDMIEYYVECGFTHAVSIDHVILHYDESLDGPALFEDLVPGEWRRRYDLTLRLAREFHAACQVQQVPFQPIGVAQGWSPKSYALAVSRLVDIGFDYVAIGGLVPLRVNQIHHVLEAVREVEPSVRLHLFGFTKANDIQHFTQYNIESLDSTSPLLRAFKDHTRNYLAPNDWYTAIRIPHADESRLFKGQILEGRKQSRRLRDLEEASLRGLRSYAARTLSIEKTLEPLVEYGQEFNSRVHIDAYRHTLEDRPWEKCPCRVCSECGVEVIIFRGSNRNRRRGFHNLWEFHRQLQHLRNSQKEPINAV, from the coding sequence ATGAAGTTCTTCTTCGCCGACAGCCTTGACTACATTGATCCGGGGTTCGATTTTGAGCGTGAGGAACACAGCCCGGACCGCCAGGTCCAACGGCACGATGTTTACGCGCACGAGTATTTCACCCCGCCGCCTTACGATGGCATTCTAGTGTCTCGGGCAACGGTGGGTGATCATCGATGGCAGGGAAAGTACTCGACGGCGCAGAGTATGCGGTTTCGGCGGGAAGGCGCCCGCGCGTTCTTGCGTTACGACTTGGACAAATGCAACGGCGCCATCATGGGTGACTGCGGAGCATTTTCATATGTGAACGAACTGGAACCGATTTACACTGTCCCGGACATGATCGAGTACTACGTCGAGTGCGGTTTCACGCACGCCGTGTCGATTGATCACGTCATCCTCCACTATGATGAAAGCTTGGATGGCCCCGCCCTGTTCGAAGACCTCGTACCTGGCGAATGGAGGCGCCGTTATGACCTTACCCTTAGGCTCGCACGCGAATTTCACGCTGCATGTCAGGTTCAGCAGGTCCCATTCCAACCAATAGGGGTCGCGCAAGGCTGGAGCCCCAAATCGTATGCGCTTGCAGTCTCAAGGCTTGTTGACATCGGCTTCGATTACGTCGCGATTGGCGGTCTTGTACCTCTCAGGGTGAACCAGATTCACCATGTGCTGGAGGCCGTACGGGAGGTAGAGCCGAGTGTTCGCTTGCATCTATTTGGATTTACGAAGGCCAACGACATACAGCACTTCACTCAGTACAACATTGAAAGCTTGGACAGCACGTCTCCGTTGCTCCGCGCCTTTAAGGACCATACGAGGAACTACCTCGCTCCTAACGACTGGTACACCGCTATCCGAATACCTCACGCTGACGAAAGTCGACTATTTAAGGGACAGATTCTCGAGGGGCGCAAACAGTCGCGTCGTCTCCGTGACCTTGAGGAAGCCTCCCTACGCGGTCTGCGAAGCTATGCTGCACGAACTCTCTCTATCGAGAAGACACTCGAACCTCTTGTGGAATATGGTCAGGAGTTCAACTCGCGGGTGCATATAGATGCATATCGGCATACATTGGAGGACCGACCTTGGGAGAAGTGTCCTTGTCGCGTGTGTAGTGAATGCGGAGTCGAGGTGATTATATTCCGCGGCTCAAACCGCAACCGCCGGCGCGGATTCCATAATCTTTGGGAGTTCCATCGGCAACTCCAACATTTACGAAACAGTCAGAAGGAACCAATCAATGCGGTTTGA
- a CDS encoding IS256 family transposase, translating to MAYREDSSLPEGFLEQICEQGLDGIGDAIRVVVNAAMQAERERHMNAGLYERHAGRVGHANGYKPKTVQTRVGEVTFAIPQVREGGFYPQALEKGLRSERALKLALAEMYVQGVSTRKVARITEELCGVEVTSTQVSRAAAELDSTLSAWRSRPLGTCVYLFLDARYEKVRRNGSVQDAAVLVAVGVDVEGHRQVLGVSVSLSEHEVHWRDFLLSLAERGLCGVQLVISDDHAGLKVARTAVLGGLPWQRCQFHLQKNAQAYVPKQEMKTEVASDIRLVFNAGNRQEADLRLKTTVAKYQKAAPKLAAWLEENLPEGLTVFDFPEGHRKILRTTNGLERLNQEIRRRTRVARLFPNEESLLRLVSATLMEISDDWETDKRYVNFNSH from the coding sequence GTGGCCTACCGAGAAGATTCTAGCCTGCCAGAGGGGTTTCTGGAACAGATTTGTGAACAAGGATTGGACGGCATCGGTGACGCGATCCGTGTGGTTGTGAACGCGGCGATGCAGGCCGAGCGCGAGCGGCATATGAACGCGGGTTTGTACGAGCGTCACGCAGGGCGTGTAGGCCATGCGAATGGCTACAAGCCGAAGACGGTTCAGACCCGCGTGGGGGAAGTGACTTTCGCGATACCGCAAGTGCGGGAAGGCGGTTTCTACCCGCAGGCTCTGGAGAAAGGGCTTCGCTCGGAGCGCGCTTTGAAGCTTGCGCTGGCGGAGATGTACGTTCAGGGTGTTTCCACGCGTAAGGTGGCCAGGATCACCGAGGAGTTGTGCGGGGTCGAGGTTACCAGCACCCAGGTAAGCCGCGCTGCGGCGGAGCTGGATTCCACGCTGTCCGCGTGGCGGAGCCGTCCACTGGGAACGTGTGTGTACCTGTTTCTGGACGCCCGTTATGAGAAAGTGCGCAGAAACGGCAGCGTACAGGACGCCGCGGTTCTGGTGGCGGTGGGCGTGGATGTCGAGGGACACCGGCAGGTACTGGGTGTTTCGGTATCCCTGAGTGAGCACGAAGTGCATTGGCGGGATTTCCTGCTGTCCTTGGCGGAACGTGGGCTCTGTGGTGTGCAGCTGGTGATCAGCGACGATCACGCGGGCCTGAAGGTGGCCAGAACGGCCGTGTTGGGCGGCTTGCCGTGGCAGAGATGCCAATTCCACCTGCAAAAGAACGCTCAGGCGTATGTGCCTAAGCAGGAGATGAAGACAGAGGTGGCAAGCGATATCCGCCTGGTCTTCAACGCCGGAAATCGGCAGGAAGCCGACCTGCGGCTGAAAACTACGGTGGCGAAGTACCAGAAGGCGGCGCCGAAGCTTGCGGCCTGGCTGGAGGAAAATCTGCCGGAGGGGCTCACGGTGTTCGATTTCCCGGAAGGCCACCGCAAGATCCTCAGGACCACCAATGGCCTGGAAAGGCTGAACCAGGAGATACGCCGGCGCACACGCGTGGCACGGCTCTTCCCGAACGAGGAGTCTCTGCTCCGCCTGGTCAGTGCCACCCTGATGGAGATCTCCGACGACTGGGAAACCGACAAACGCTACGTCAACTTCAACTCACACTAA
- a CDS encoding replication-relaxation family protein codes for MPEDHALPRSRFWRQARAGLVLTERDETLLADLFVHRAMRRDQIQELYFGSLTRCSTRLRLLFDHGYLRRSYPPGAAYVGQAIYSIAAAAVPIVARRLQWEEGSVRELTRKSPTPTFWEHTLGIVDFYLAARRSVAAQSQVRIGRWLPEVLCRHEYDVRVGGGAWRREVFKPDAYISLQREANGQSFPFFLEIDLGHTSARQFGSKATGYERYLDGGLFLELYGAASFRVLIVTTGEGRLRHLLQVVKGSGVPFLATTLSAVAADGPLAHVWMTVGEQPSALLP; via the coding sequence ATGCCCGAAGACCACGCTTTGCCGCGTAGCCGTTTCTGGCGCCAAGCACGGGCGGGACTTGTCCTCACGGAGCGCGACGAAACGCTGCTGGCGGATCTCTTCGTCCACCGCGCCATGCGGCGTGACCAGATCCAGGAGCTGTACTTCGGCTCGCTCACCCGCTGCAGCACGCGGTTGCGCCTCCTGTTCGATCACGGGTACCTGCGTCGGTCCTATCCACCGGGAGCGGCGTACGTCGGGCAGGCCATCTATAGCATTGCCGCGGCAGCCGTGCCGATCGTAGCGCGTCGCTTGCAGTGGGAGGAAGGCTCAGTACGTGAGCTAACGCGCAAGAGCCCGACGCCGACCTTCTGGGAGCACACCCTAGGTATTGTCGACTTCTACTTGGCCGCCCGCCGATCTGTGGCCGCACAGTCCCAAGTGCGAATTGGCCGTTGGCTGCCGGAGGTCCTATGCCGGCACGAGTACGATGTCCGGGTCGGCGGCGGCGCGTGGCGGCGCGAAGTGTTCAAGCCGGATGCCTACATCTCGTTGCAGCGGGAAGCCAACGGACAGTCATTCCCGTTCTTCCTGGAGATCGATCTTGGCCATACAAGCGCGCGGCAGTTCGGGAGCAAGGCGACAGGCTACGAACGGTACCTCGACGGCGGATTGTTCCTCGAGTTATACGGAGCGGCGTCGTTCAGGGTGCTGATCGTGACGACCGGGGAGGGCAGGCTTCGCCACCTGCTCCAGGTTGTCAAGGGCAGCGGCGTCCCGTTTCTTGCCACAACGCTCTCTGCCGTGGCGGCAGACGGTCCGCTCGCCCATGTGTGGATGACGGTTGGTGAACAACCTTCTGCCCTACTCCCGTGA
- a CDS encoding type IV secretion system DNA-binding domain-containing protein: protein MTGEARLKHVYLMGATGSGKTNCLLRLLEGDIAAGHSFCVIDLRGDLVDRVLRRLAAVGPEKVRGRLAMLDLRDERVVLPFNPLAGPGDPYGRALHVLSVIKAQADSWGVQLDETLRNALMVLAETGWTLLELEPLLSNDAFREHVLAGVSDTYVRGFFERYNALSPEKQMAWRLPVLNKVTPLLCLPQLRRLFGAREAFDLGGFFNGEPGAMLLVSLAVDRLHEAAHLAGGLIVSALQAAMMARVDQSEGDRRPVYLYIDEFETMASDRFEAIVAEGRRFGLGLTLSHQNLSQLPASLRQAVRNNVGTQLLFQTGAVDASELAREIVADADRESLRTALMTQRVGEAFVVRRGRQSCRIRVPRSPDPPVSSESIKEIGRIAGESLDQKSSEVEAELARRSAFIAGLAASPTRGRTAAYEVRDARRPRFAA from the coding sequence TTGACCGGCGAGGCACGGCTCAAACACGTCTACCTCATGGGTGCTACTGGCAGCGGCAAGACGAACTGCCTGCTCCGGCTACTGGAAGGAGACATCGCTGCCGGCCACAGTTTCTGCGTCATCGACTTGCGAGGCGACCTCGTCGACCGAGTGCTGCGGCGCCTGGCGGCGGTTGGGCCAGAGAAAGTACGCGGACGACTGGCGATGCTGGACCTCCGGGATGAGCGTGTCGTCCTGCCGTTCAACCCGCTCGCCGGGCCGGGTGATCCGTACGGTCGGGCCCTGCACGTCCTCTCGGTGATCAAGGCACAGGCCGATAGCTGGGGCGTCCAGTTGGATGAGACGTTGCGCAACGCCCTCATGGTTTTGGCGGAGACCGGGTGGACCCTGCTTGAACTGGAGCCATTGCTGTCCAACGATGCATTTCGTGAACACGTTCTCGCCGGCGTTTCAGATACGTATGTGCGCGGATTCTTCGAGCGGTACAACGCGCTGTCCCCTGAGAAGCAAATGGCATGGCGCCTTCCCGTGCTCAACAAGGTCACCCCACTGCTGTGCCTGCCGCAGCTTCGGCGGCTGTTCGGCGCACGTGAGGCCTTCGATCTGGGTGGTTTCTTCAACGGCGAGCCGGGGGCCATGCTCCTCGTTTCGTTGGCGGTGGACCGCCTCCACGAGGCCGCCCACCTGGCCGGAGGACTCATCGTCTCAGCCTTGCAAGCGGCGATGATGGCTCGGGTTGACCAGTCGGAAGGAGATCGGCGTCCCGTTTACCTTTACATCGACGAGTTCGAAACCATGGCCAGCGACAGGTTTGAAGCGATCGTCGCGGAGGGCCGGCGCTTTGGCCTCGGCCTCACACTCTCGCACCAGAACCTCTCGCAACTGCCAGCCAGTCTGCGGCAAGCCGTTCGCAACAATGTCGGAACACAACTGCTGTTCCAGACCGGCGCCGTCGATGCCAGCGAATTGGCCCGCGAAATTGTCGCCGATGCCGACCGCGAGAGCCTGCGCACGGCGCTCATGACGCAGCGCGTGGGTGAGGCGTTCGTGGTGCGCCGGGGTCGTCAAAGCTGTCGCATCCGAGTTCCGCGCTCGCCCGATCCACCAGTGAGCAGCGAATCCATCAAGGAAATTGGCCGTATCGCCGGCGAGAGTCTCGACCAGAAGAGTTCCGAGGTGGAAGCTGAGCTGGCCCGCCGATCCGCCTTCATCGCCGGATTGGCGGCCAGTCCGACCCGCGGCCGAACGGCCGCGTACGAGGTTCGTGATGCCCGAAGACCACGCTTTGCCGCGTAG
- a CDS encoding tyrosine-type recombinase/integrase, whose translation MQKREPQCAIPQTDLDVRSLERSVEGWLLDGDIRQLSDRSLGNRRMVVDKLVWFLKDRAYERCGAAEIRQFLAYLNHGHEDEGGRWGNPQCDKPVGPSTVQTYYVHVRTFFRWLVDEGLLTVSPVEGIRVPISRPDQIQPFSEAQIKALLAAARRSNHPRRDEAIVALLVDTGIRASELCGLTLEMVDLQNGHLTVHGKGGKSRPIYFGLATKRALYQYLREDPRDEADAVFLGDRGTNSGEGLTRSGLQKLIARLGRVAGIQATRCSPHTFRHTAAVFFLRNGGNGFALQKMLGHTTLKMTNHYVALADADVERQHRQYSPMDGIKKNISKSR comes from the coding sequence ATGCAGAAAAGGGAGCCTCAATGCGCAATTCCTCAGACCGACCTAGACGTTCGCTCGCTTGAGCGATCCGTCGAAGGTTGGCTCCTCGACGGCGATATTCGCCAGTTATCGGACCGCTCGCTTGGAAACCGCCGCATGGTGGTGGACAAGCTCGTTTGGTTCCTCAAGGACCGCGCTTACGAACGTTGCGGCGCTGCGGAGATCCGCCAGTTCCTGGCCTACCTCAACCACGGACACGAAGACGAAGGCGGGCGTTGGGGCAATCCCCAGTGCGACAAGCCGGTCGGTCCCAGTACGGTTCAGACATACTACGTTCACGTGCGGACGTTCTTCCGTTGGCTCGTAGACGAAGGGCTTTTGACGGTCTCTCCCGTCGAGGGTATTCGCGTGCCGATCTCGCGCCCCGACCAGATCCAGCCATTTTCCGAAGCCCAAATCAAGGCGCTGCTCGCCGCCGCGCGCAGGTCCAACCATCCGCGCCGCGACGAAGCCATTGTCGCACTGCTTGTTGACACCGGTATCCGCGCCTCGGAGTTGTGTGGGCTCACGTTGGAAATGGTTGACCTCCAGAACGGCCACCTGACCGTCCACGGCAAAGGTGGAAAGAGCCGGCCGATCTACTTCGGCCTGGCCACCAAACGGGCGCTCTATCAGTACCTGCGGGAAGACCCACGCGACGAGGCCGACGCCGTCTTTCTCGGAGACCGCGGCACCAACAGCGGGGAGGGGCTGACTCGCTCGGGGCTGCAGAAGCTCATCGCAAGACTCGGTCGTGTCGCCGGCATCCAGGCCACCCGTTGCTCACCTCACACCTTCCGCCACACCGCCGCCGTCTTCTTTTTGAGAAACGGCGGAAACGGCTTCGCCCTGCAGAAGATGCTGGGGCACACCACCTTGAAGATGACCAACCACTACGTCGCGCTTGCGGATGCCGACGTTGAGCGGCAACACCGGCAATACAGTCCGATGGATGGCATCAAGAAGAACATATCGAAGAGCCGCTAG
- a CDS encoding Gfo/Idh/MocA family oxidoreductase, with product MRKLRVGMVGGGGPANFFGAPHRTAILMDNTAELTAGALRSDAAGSMKSAEDLHFTRGYPDYVTMIREEAALPGDVRMDYVTIVTPNDSHYPIARAALEAGFPVLCEKPLTLTLAESLDLVHISRERDLPFGVAYSYTGLPMVMLARELVLSGAAGEVRKVEAWYPQGWLADRAEDSGSQQASWRVDPAKAGASGCGGDIGTHAYEFVRFVTGRTATEVQARLKTFVEHRALDDDFTVLARLDNGGIATVTASQVTIGAQNDNGFRVIGTKATVEWTMLDHMSLRFFGPDGTVKVYRLGAGYSAFPASMQAYLRLPAGHPEGFHEALANLHKSLQLKIRRRNGEDVQAAYPHPDVVDGAAGIAFLKAAVKSSAADGAWTPVTPTT from the coding sequence ATGCGAAAACTCAGAGTGGGCATGGTGGGTGGGGGTGGACCGGCGAATTTCTTCGGGGCGCCGCACCGTACAGCCATACTGATGGACAACACGGCGGAATTGACCGCTGGAGCACTCCGCTCGGACGCGGCAGGGTCGATGAAATCGGCGGAGGACCTGCACTTCACTCGCGGCTATCCGGATTACGTCACGATGATCCGCGAGGAGGCTGCGCTTCCGGGTGATGTCCGGATGGACTACGTGACCATCGTTACGCCGAACGATTCCCACTACCCGATTGCCAGGGCCGCACTGGAAGCCGGTTTCCCCGTGCTGTGCGAAAAGCCGCTCACCCTGACGCTGGCTGAGTCGCTGGACCTCGTCCACATCTCCCGCGAGCGCGACCTCCCGTTCGGCGTGGCGTATTCGTACACCGGCTTGCCGATGGTGATGCTGGCCCGGGAACTCGTTTTGAGCGGCGCCGCCGGCGAAGTGCGCAAAGTTGAGGCGTGGTACCCTCAAGGCTGGCTGGCCGATCGCGCCGAGGACTCCGGATCGCAACAGGCCTCGTGGCGCGTGGACCCCGCCAAGGCGGGCGCCTCCGGGTGCGGAGGCGATATCGGAACGCACGCCTACGAGTTCGTCCGGTTCGTAACGGGGCGGACCGCCACCGAAGTGCAGGCCCGGTTGAAGACGTTCGTTGAGCATCGGGCTCTGGACGACGATTTCACGGTTCTTGCGCGATTGGACAATGGCGGCATCGCCACGGTCACGGCGTCACAGGTGACCATCGGCGCGCAGAACGACAACGGCTTCCGCGTTATCGGTACAAAGGCTACCGTGGAGTGGACGATGCTGGACCACATGAGCCTTCGCTTCTTCGGTCCGGACGGAACGGTGAAGGTTTACCGGTTGGGCGCGGGGTATTCCGCGTTTCCGGCCAGCATGCAGGCGTATTTACGGCTGCCGGCCGGCCACCCTGAAGGATTCCACGAAGCCCTGGCGAATCTCCACAAGTCGCTTCAGTTGAAGATCCGTCGGCGAAACGGCGAGGACGTTCAGGCTGCTTATCCGCACCCCGATGTGGTGGACGGCGCCGCCGGCATCGCATTTCTGAAGGCGGCCGTGAAGAGCAGCGCTGCCGATGGAGCATGGACTCCGGTAACTCCGACAACCTAG
- the fmt gene encoding methionyl-tRNA formyltransferase yields MNRPITNMRILFMGTAPFAVPSLESLLAAGHEVVGVVTQPDKPVGRKRELLPSAVKSAALGHGLPVYQPVRLRKDKALHETVRGLAPDIVAYAAYGQIIPQAFLDIPRLGCWNVHGSLLPAYRGAAPIQWSIINGDPRTGVCVMIAEAGLDTGPVLAAAEMDILPVDNAFTLGERMAAVGARLLVDTIAGWERGEVAPKPQDPRLATLAPAIEKEDARIDWLRPATALDCFVRGMNPKPGAWTLWRGGEFKVWAAASASEAPGAPGAVGIAGKRVLVGTGGGALELLTVQPSGKRPMPALDWARGFRSAEAFGV; encoded by the coding sequence ATGAATCGCCCGATCACCAATATGCGAATCCTCTTTATGGGCACGGCGCCGTTCGCCGTTCCGAGCCTCGAAAGCCTTCTGGCCGCCGGCCACGAGGTCGTTGGCGTTGTGACCCAGCCGGACAAACCCGTGGGGCGGAAGCGCGAATTGCTGCCGTCGGCGGTGAAATCGGCGGCGCTGGGCCATGGGCTGCCGGTCTATCAGCCGGTCCGCCTTCGCAAGGACAAGGCCCTTCACGAAACGGTACGCGGCCTGGCGCCGGACATCGTGGCCTACGCTGCGTACGGGCAAATCATACCGCAGGCATTCCTCGATATTCCACGGCTGGGCTGCTGGAACGTGCACGGCTCATTGCTGCCCGCCTATCGGGGCGCCGCCCCCATCCAGTGGTCAATCATCAACGGGGACCCGCGGACCGGGGTGTGCGTGATGATCGCGGAGGCCGGACTGGACACAGGGCCTGTGCTGGCAGCCGCGGAAATGGACATTCTGCCGGTCGATAATGCCTTTACGCTGGGCGAACGCATGGCCGCCGTCGGGGCGCGATTGCTGGTGGACACGATTGCGGGGTGGGAACGCGGCGAAGTCGCACCGAAGCCGCAGGATCCCCGTCTGGCCACCCTCGCGCCGGCGATCGAGAAGGAAGACGCCCGGATCGATTGGCTGCGCCCTGCGACGGCGCTGGATTGCTTTGTGCGCGGGATGAACCCGAAACCGGGCGCATGGACCCTGTGGCGGGGGGGGGAATTCAAAGTATGGGCCGCGGCGTCCGCGTCTGAGGCGCCCGGCGCGCCCGGCGCCGTGGGCATCGCGGGCAAGCGGGTGCTCGTTGGGACCGGCGGCGGCGCCCTCGAACTTCTCACGGTGCAGCCTTCGGGCAAGAGGCCGATGCCCGCATTGGATTGGGCGCGGGGCTTTCGCTCCGCCGAAGCATTTGGAGTCTGA
- a CDS encoding DUF5612 domain-containing protein yields the protein MSTVGITVIATDRPGLLRDLAGCIADAGANIESIHHSSAAVAEIHMDVSGDMDDKALCSSLEEVQGVTSVSMRDSIASIFGKRVIVIGGGAQVAQVVLGAVSEADRHNIRGERISVDTIPLVGEAKLAEAVRAVGSLPRARILVLAGAIMGGEITEAVRDLRRDHSVPVVSLNMVGSVVDAVDLVVSDPVQAGVMAVMAIADTATFDITRAKNRRL from the coding sequence ATGAGCACTGTCGGCATAACCGTTATCGCCACGGACCGGCCGGGATTACTGCGGGACCTGGCGGGCTGCATCGCCGACGCCGGCGCCAACATCGAGTCCATCCATCATTCCTCCGCGGCCGTCGCCGAGATCCACATGGACGTGTCCGGAGACATGGACGACAAGGCGCTGTGCTCGTCGCTTGAAGAGGTGCAGGGCGTCACCTCGGTATCGATGCGTGACTCGATTGCTTCCATCTTCGGGAAGCGCGTCATCGTCATCGGCGGCGGCGCGCAGGTCGCGCAGGTTGTGCTCGGCGCCGTGTCGGAGGCAGATCGCCACAACATACGCGGCGAGCGCATCAGCGTGGACACGATTCCCCTCGTCGGCGAGGCCAAACTGGCCGAAGCCGTTCGGGCCGTTGGAAGCCTTCCGCGCGCGCGTATCCTGGTCCTCGCCGGCGCGATCATGGGCGGCGAGATCACCGAAGCCGTTCGCGATCTGCGCCGCGATCACAGCGTCCCCGTGGTGTCTCTCAATATGGTGGGCAGCGTGGTAGACGCGGTAGACCTCGTTGTGTCCGATCCTGTTCAGGCGGGCGTCATGGCTGTGATGGCGATCGCCGACACGGCAACGTTCGACATCACCCGCGCGAAAAATCGGAGACTATAG
- a CDS encoding XDD4 family exosortase-dependent surface protein — translation MKLGFGTICTVIGVAFAATSALSAQTVTYTGSGTNPGTGSGLAAQVTLTLNAGVLGIDLINTGAPGKADSDALCALLFTLAPGNTLTPLTASLLPGSVYTNPPAFSIGQEWGYNAGFSGPAGTNAGVSAAGLGLFGSGNFAANGQHLQGLDYGLINGIAANANGPMQAAVLVNNGVHLDLAAPTLKLSDISNVRFQYGTALTDSNLPGTPPVPEPGTLSLLATAVLSAVPFLRKRVR, via the coding sequence ATGAAACTGGGCTTTGGAACAATTTGTACGGTGATTGGCGTGGCCTTCGCGGCCACTTCGGCTTTGTCCGCGCAAACTGTAACTTACACAGGAAGCGGCACAAATCCCGGAACCGGCAGCGGCCTTGCCGCGCAGGTGACGCTGACCCTGAACGCGGGTGTTTTGGGAATAGACTTGATCAACACGGGCGCCCCGGGCAAGGCGGACAGCGATGCCCTGTGCGCGCTGCTCTTTACGCTGGCTCCGGGGAATACGCTGACCCCGTTAACGGCCAGCCTGCTTCCCGGGTCGGTTTACACCAACCCGCCGGCCTTTTCGATCGGTCAGGAATGGGGCTATAACGCCGGATTCTCCGGTCCTGCCGGTACCAACGCCGGCGTGAGCGCAGCGGGTCTGGGGCTGTTCGGCTCTGGAAATTTCGCGGCCAACGGTCAGCATCTGCAGGGCCTGGACTACGGCCTGATCAATGGGATTGCCGCCAACGCGAACGGTCCCATGCAGGCGGCTGTCCTGGTGAACAACGGTGTTCACCTGGACCTCGCGGCCCCCACTCTGAAACTGAGTGATATCAGCAACGTGCGGTTCCAGTACGGCACCGCCCTCACGGACTCAAACCTTCCCGGAACCCCCCCGGTTCCGGAGCCGGGAACGCTTTCCCTGCTCGCCACGGCGGTCCTGTCCGCGGTACCGTTCCTGCGCAAGCGCGTTCGTTGA